Proteins from one Embleya scabrispora genomic window:
- a CDS encoding HAD-IA family hydrolase, translated as MANHGTTLDCDAILFDLDGVLVDSHPLIERILRAWAADRGVDPDVAVAASYGRRDIDLVRVVAPTLDAEAEAAWIVEREERDFTGIVPIPGAVGLLAALAPARWAIVTSGTRRVARGRLRAAELPEPVHMITAEDVTEGKPAPEGYLRAAELLGVPPHRCLVVEDAESGVGAAEAAGMRCLGIGAALADSRSGAALDAWATDLRSIDPEQVTAEHVRLNIHPNGSN; from the coding sequence ATGGCGAACCACGGTACGACGCTCGACTGCGACGCGATCCTGTTCGATCTCGACGGTGTGCTGGTGGACTCCCACCCCCTGATCGAACGCATCCTGCGTGCCTGGGCCGCCGACCGCGGCGTGGATCCGGACGTCGCGGTCGCCGCCTCGTACGGCCGCCGGGACATCGACCTCGTGCGCGTGGTCGCCCCCACGCTGGACGCCGAGGCGGAGGCCGCGTGGATCGTCGAACGCGAGGAACGCGACTTCACCGGCATCGTGCCGATCCCCGGCGCGGTCGGCCTGCTCGCCGCGCTGGCCCCGGCGCGCTGGGCGATCGTCACCTCCGGCACCCGCCGGGTCGCGCGGGGGCGCCTGCGCGCGGCGGAGTTGCCGGAACCGGTCCACATGATCACGGCGGAGGACGTCACCGAGGGCAAACCGGCTCCCGAGGGCTATCTGCGCGCCGCCGAGCTGCTGGGCGTACCGCCGCACCGCTGCCTGGTCGTCGAGGACGCGGAGAGCGGAGTAGGCGCGGCCGAGGCGGCCGGGATGCGCTGCCTGGGCATCGGCGCGGCGCTGGCCGACAGCCGGAGCGGCGCCGCGCTCGACGCCTGGGCCACGGATCTGCGATCGATCGATCCCGAACAGGTCACGGCCGAACACGTCCGGCTTAACATCCACCCGAATGGGTCAAACTAG
- a CDS encoding L,D-transpeptidase: MKKTRISLAVAVTAVLALSACDSGSSSDSTAKAGTQSNLPTTVSSAPVTPSAESTPPATSAAPSSSAPTSASPTAPATSAKPATSKPPTPKPPTTSKPPTTTKPKPPAAQAGLDERCLTGRAICIDKRTDRLTWVIDGKVQYSTAVRFGSAETPTREGAFSINFKSRDHVSTIYHTPMPFAMFFSGGQAVHYSADFAANGYNGASHGCVNVRDKGLVQRLFNETRVGDKVIVYRSAK; this comes from the coding sequence ATGAAGAAGACACGTATATCCCTCGCGGTCGCCGTGACCGCGGTGCTGGCCCTGTCGGCCTGCGACTCCGGCTCGTCGAGTGATTCGACCGCCAAGGCGGGCACACAGTCGAACCTGCCCACCACCGTCTCGTCCGCGCCCGTCACCCCGAGTGCGGAGAGTACGCCCCCCGCCACGTCGGCCGCGCCGAGCAGCAGCGCCCCGACCAGCGCGTCGCCGACGGCTCCCGCGACGTCCGCGAAACCGGCCACGAGCAAGCCGCCGACTCCCAAGCCGCCGACCACGAGCAAGCCCCCGACGACGACCAAGCCCAAGCCGCCGGCCGCGCAGGCGGGCCTGGACGAGCGGTGCCTGACGGGTCGGGCGATCTGCATCGACAAGCGCACCGACCGGCTCACCTGGGTGATCGACGGCAAGGTGCAGTATTCGACCGCCGTGCGCTTCGGCTCGGCCGAGACGCCGACCCGTGAGGGCGCGTTCAGCATCAACTTCAAGAGCCGCGACCACGTCTCGACGATCTACCACACGCCGATGCCGTTCGCGATGTTCTTCTCCGGCGGCCAGGCCGTGCACTACTCGGCCGACTTCGCCGCCAACGGCTACAACGGCGCGTCGCACGGCTGCGTCAACGTCCGGGACAAGGGCCTGGTGCAGCGGCTCTTCAACGAGACCCGGGTCGGCGACAAGGTGATCGTCTACCGCTCGGCCAAGTAG
- a CDS encoding TerD family protein: MSDVTLPTGANAPLTGDRAEVSIGWASADVVDVSAVLLTDAHKVRTDEDLVFFNNPVGGDGAVRTTAGPSGTTHVAVELAKLPAEITKVVVVVSADADRPGATLGQVPGLGALTTSGDARIAYPAGAFEGGETVAVLVELYRRGDAWKVRAVGQGYASGLAGLATDFGISVEDEPEPEPTPAPAAPVHALVKEPAAAPAPAAPAPISMAKEPLGRVDLAKGGRATISMDKDDRSITVTASLVWDGGNDARRKSGADLDLYALYVPRSKLGALNKGDSDGVIYYRDLGSLNSAPYIKLDGDSRVPGRETVRITRPDQQGYVLICAYSAVENGFGSFKSYGAHAEVTDGQGSTVNVPLFNNKRAVFWVAIALVDFTDPEGVSIQHVEKYSKLMQERRPMLYPDGTFEMGAGPAEFKTVRAPRER, encoded by the coding sequence ATGTCCGACGTCACGCTGCCCACCGGCGCCAACGCGCCCCTGACCGGCGACCGCGCCGAGGTCTCGATCGGGTGGGCCTCGGCCGACGTCGTGGACGTGTCCGCCGTGCTGCTGACCGACGCGCACAAGGTGCGTACCGACGAGGACCTGGTGTTCTTCAACAATCCCGTCGGCGGCGACGGCGCGGTGCGCACCACGGCGGGACCCTCGGGGACCACGCACGTCGCGGTGGAACTCGCCAAGCTGCCGGCCGAGATCACCAAGGTGGTGGTCGTGGTGAGCGCGGACGCGGACCGGCCCGGGGCCACCCTCGGCCAGGTGCCCGGCCTGGGCGCGCTCACCACCTCCGGCGACGCGCGGATCGCCTACCCGGCCGGCGCGTTCGAGGGCGGCGAGACGGTCGCGGTGCTGGTCGAGTTGTACCGGCGCGGCGACGCGTGGAAGGTGCGCGCGGTGGGCCAGGGCTACGCGAGCGGACTGGCCGGGCTCGCCACGGACTTCGGCATCTCGGTGGAGGACGAACCGGAGCCGGAGCCGACTCCCGCGCCCGCCGCGCCGGTGCACGCCCTGGTCAAGGAGCCCGCCGCCGCACCCGCGCCCGCCGCGCCCGCGCCGATCTCGATGGCCAAGGAGCCGCTGGGCCGGGTCGACCTGGCCAAGGGCGGCCGGGCGACGATCAGCATGGACAAGGACGACCGCTCGATCACCGTCACCGCGTCCCTGGTCTGGGACGGCGGCAACGACGCCCGCCGCAAGTCCGGCGCCGACCTGGACCTGTACGCGCTCTACGTGCCCCGATCGAAGCTGGGCGCGCTGAACAAGGGCGACAGCGACGGGGTGATCTACTACCGCGACCTGGGCAGCCTGAACTCCGCGCCCTACATCAAGCTCGACGGCGACTCGCGCGTACCCGGCCGCGAGACGGTCCGGATCACCCGGCCCGACCAGCAGGGCTACGTGCTGATCTGCGCCTACAGCGCGGTCGAGAACGGCTTCGGCAGCTTCAAGTCGTACGGCGCGCACGCCGAGGTCACCGACGGCCAGGGCTCGACGGTGAACGTGCCGCTGTTCAACAACAAGCGGGCGGTGTTCTGGGTGGCGATCGCGCTGGTCGACTTCACCGACCCCGAGGGCGTCTCGATCCAGCACGTGGAGAAGTACTCCAAGCTGATGCAGGAGCGCCGCCCGATGCTCTATCCGGACGGCACGTTCGAGATGGGCGCGGGCCCGGCGGAGTTCAAGACGGTGCGCGCCCCGCGCGAGCGCTGA
- a CDS encoding TIGR03619 family F420-dependent LLM class oxidoreductase, with product MSTDVQLSIGLPNFGSWPAGDWRGFTDVGRAADDAGIDRIVLVDHVVMGPNTQNYSWGRFPTPPEADWPEPLTLLAAIAAVTSRVRLATGILVAPLRGAALLAKTAATLDQLSGGRLELGVATGWQREEYDAAGIDWDNRGRLLTDTLAACKALWTDLPASFASETVNFTDAYCAPRPVQPGGVPLWIGGTLNTRNLARIVRSGDGWIPIMGLSTADMARDVARIRTALADAGRDPGALRVQGPLPLVKDDAGRFDLSRTMAGAAEVIAAGATAVHLPIQVFCAGPEGAPAFFAEARKAFDKVVSGV from the coding sequence ATGAGCACTGACGTGCAACTTTCCATCGGCCTGCCCAACTTCGGCAGCTGGCCGGCCGGCGACTGGCGCGGCTTCACGGACGTCGGTCGCGCGGCCGACGACGCGGGGATCGACCGCATCGTGCTGGTGGACCACGTGGTGATGGGCCCGAACACGCAGAACTACTCCTGGGGCCGCTTCCCCACCCCGCCCGAGGCGGACTGGCCCGAACCGCTCACCCTGCTCGCCGCGATCGCCGCCGTCACCTCGCGGGTGCGCCTCGCCACCGGCATCCTCGTCGCCCCGCTGCGCGGGGCCGCCCTGCTCGCCAAGACCGCCGCGACGCTGGACCAACTCTCCGGCGGGCGCCTGGAGTTGGGCGTGGCCACGGGATGGCAGCGCGAGGAGTACGACGCCGCCGGGATCGACTGGGACAACCGCGGCCGACTGCTCACCGACACGCTCGCGGCCTGCAAGGCGCTGTGGACCGACCTGCCCGCGTCGTTCGCGTCCGAGACGGTGAACTTCACCGACGCCTACTGCGCGCCGCGGCCGGTCCAGCCCGGCGGGGTGCCGCTGTGGATCGGCGGCACGCTGAACACCCGCAACCTGGCGCGGATCGTGCGCAGCGGCGACGGCTGGATCCCGATCATGGGCCTGTCCACCGCCGACATGGCCCGGGACGTGGCGCGGATCCGGACCGCCCTCGCCGACGCCGGCCGCGACCCGGGGGCATTGCGGGTGCAGGGGCCGCTGCCGCTGGTCAAGGACGACGCGGGCCGGTTCGACCTGTCGCGCACGATGGCCGGCGCGGCCGAGGTGATCGCCGCCGGGGCCACCGCCGTGCATCTGCCGATCCAGGTGTTCTGCGCCGGGCCCGAGGGCGCGCCCGCCTTTTTCGCCGAGGCCAGAAAGGCGTTCGACAAGGTGGTGTCGGGCGTTTGA
- a CDS encoding SDR family NAD(P)-dependent oxidoreductase — translation MPAILAGRMALVTGGSGGIGAACAARLLADDCSVTLAARRADALAATAERLRAGAPAGTEVRHVAVDACTTDGVREAVRAAGPALAVCVATVGGGSTAPILAMADDAFLADLHRNTHSAFLAIKYAAPVIAARGGGSIVCVSSTAARLTMPFLSGYAAGKAGLEALVRAAADELGAAGVRVNAVRPGLVRSREDARIFADEEMIAGFLANKPLGRTGLPEDIAEAVRHLAGPESSWTTGQSLAVDGGNELRRAPSFEKYARAALGDAVIDAALAGRDPYAPPTPAPVPTRPTHPPRPNRPPRPIAEPGAGPGPRHPRASDTAPDTGTTPDTDTDTDTDSTEHPDEH, via the coding sequence ATGCCCGCGATCCTGGCCGGCCGCATGGCCCTGGTCACCGGTGGCAGCGGCGGCATCGGCGCCGCCTGTGCGGCCCGCCTGTTGGCGGACGACTGCTCGGTGACGCTCGCCGCCCGCCGGGCCGACGCGCTCGCCGCCACCGCCGAACGGCTGCGCGCGGGGGCGCCGGCCGGGACCGAGGTGCGGCACGTCGCGGTCGACGCCTGCACCACCGACGGCGTCCGCGAGGCGGTCCGCGCGGCGGGCCCGGCGCTCGCCGTGTGCGTGGCCACGGTGGGCGGCGGGAGCACCGCGCCGATCCTGGCCATGGCCGATGACGCGTTCCTGGCCGACCTGCACCGCAACACGCACAGCGCGTTCCTGGCGATCAAGTACGCGGCGCCGGTGATCGCCGCGCGCGGCGGTGGCTCGATCGTCTGCGTCTCCTCCACAGCGGCCCGGCTGACCATGCCGTTCCTGAGCGGCTACGCGGCCGGGAAGGCGGGCCTGGAGGCGCTGGTCCGGGCCGCCGCCGACGAGTTGGGCGCGGCCGGCGTCCGGGTCAACGCGGTCCGCCCCGGCCTGGTGCGCTCGCGGGAGGACGCGCGGATCTTCGCGGACGAGGAGATGATCGCCGGCTTCCTGGCCAACAAGCCGCTGGGCCGGACCGGGTTGCCCGAGGACATCGCCGAGGCGGTCCGCCACCTCGCCGGCCCCGAGTCGTCCTGGACCACCGGGCAGAGCCTGGCCGTGGACGGCGGCAACGAGCTGCGCCGCGCGCCCTCCTTCGAGAAGTACGCCCGGGCCGCGCTCGGCGACGCGGTGATCGACGCGGCGCTCGCGGGCCGCGACCCGTACGCCCCGCCGACGCCGGCACCCGTACCCACGCGACCGACGCACCCACCGCGACCGAACCGACCACCGCGCCCGATCGCGGAACCCGGCGCCGGTCCCGGCCCCCGTCACCCCCGCGCCTCCGACACCGCGCCCGACACGGGCACCACGCCCGACACCGACACCGACACCGACACCGATTCGACGGAGCATCCGGATGAGCACTGA
- a CDS encoding MarR family winged helix-turn-helix transcriptional regulator, producing MTTPEGELPGLTALLYAATARLDAHFAACAGAIGLTASQANAVHELAEPLGMRELGRRMCCEPPNVTFVVDRLVERGLVERRPHPNDRRAKLIALTPEGAELRARLFAGLAVDPPLSGLADADRRALRVLLDRALNDD from the coding sequence ATGACCACGCCGGAGGGCGAGCTGCCCGGACTGACCGCGCTGCTCTACGCGGCCACCGCCCGCCTCGACGCGCACTTCGCGGCCTGCGCGGGAGCGATCGGGCTGACCGCGTCCCAGGCCAACGCGGTGCACGAACTCGCCGAGCCGCTGGGCATGCGCGAGCTGGGCCGCCGGATGTGCTGCGAGCCGCCGAACGTGACCTTCGTGGTGGACCGGCTGGTCGAGCGCGGCCTGGTCGAGCGCCGACCGCACCCGAACGACCGCCGGGCGAAGTTGATCGCACTCACTCCGGAAGGCGCCGAACTGCGCGCCCGCCTGTTCGCCGGCCTCGCCGTGGACCCGCCGCTGTCCGGGCTGGCGGACGCCGACCGACGGGCGCTGCGGGTCCTGCTCGACCGGGCCCTGAACGACGACTGA
- a CDS encoding LLM class flavin-dependent oxidoreductase, which translates to MAVFALRFDFRNPAFAGTTMGERYAAALDMVEWADERGFFMVTLSEHHGFADGYLPAPLQFAAAITARSRNMGVTIAAIPAPLHDPLHLAEELAVLDLLSQGRVNVVLTNGYVDTEFAMYDVPMRERVKRTVETVETLRKAWTGEEFEFRGRTVRVTPAPFQKGGPPIILGGSVEAAARRAARIADGFMPSTPDIWEFYRDEKVALGEEDPGPYFGGDTGFFHLSNDPDRDWDRIAPHALHEVNAYGETMARAGTAGVGGYASVTDADALRAGGQYRVITPETLVAELKAQGDAAFAILHPMMGGIPPELAWESLRLFENEVLPNL; encoded by the coding sequence ATGGCTGTGTTCGCGCTGCGTTTCGACTTCCGGAATCCGGCCTTCGCCGGGACGACCATGGGAGAGCGCTACGCCGCGGCACTCGACATGGTCGAGTGGGCCGACGAGCGCGGATTCTTCATGGTCACGCTGTCCGAGCACCACGGCTTCGCCGACGGATACCTGCCCGCCCCGCTCCAGTTCGCCGCCGCGATCACCGCCCGCAGCCGGAACATGGGCGTCACCATCGCCGCGATCCCCGCGCCGCTGCACGACCCGCTGCACCTGGCCGAGGAGTTGGCGGTGCTCGACCTGCTCAGTCAGGGTCGGGTGAACGTGGTGCTCACCAACGGTTACGTGGACACCGAGTTCGCGATGTACGACGTGCCGATGCGCGAGCGGGTCAAGCGCACCGTGGAGACCGTCGAGACGCTGCGCAAGGCGTGGACGGGGGAGGAGTTCGAGTTCCGCGGCCGGACCGTGCGGGTGACCCCCGCGCCGTTCCAAAAGGGCGGTCCGCCGATCATCCTCGGCGGCAGCGTCGAGGCGGCCGCCCGCCGGGCCGCGCGGATCGCCGACGGGTTCATGCCGTCCACCCCGGACATCTGGGAGTTCTACCGGGACGAGAAGGTCGCACTCGGCGAGGAGGACCCGGGCCCCTACTTCGGCGGCGACACCGGCTTCTTCCACCTCTCGAACGACCCCGACCGGGACTGGGACCGGATCGCGCCGCACGCGCTGCACGAGGTCAACGCCTACGGCGAGACGATGGCCAGGGCGGGCACCGCCGGGGTGGGCGGCTACGCGAGCGTCACCGACGCCGACGCGCTGCGGGCGGGCGGGCAGTACCGGGTGATCACCCCGGAGACCCTGGTGGCCGAGTTGAAGGCCCAGGGCGACGCGGCGTTCGCGATCCTGCACCCGATGATGGGCGGCATCCCGCCGGAGTTGGCCTGGGAGAGCCTGCGCCTGTTCGAGAACGAGGTACTGCCGAACCTGTAG
- a CDS encoding metal-dependent hydrolase, with amino-acid sequence MALPTTSTEVTFPVGATTGEAPILAAPVLPDGRTALVVGRTPFHPLDHTWPDQPADTGVIRVAGAELPVVDCLTGGVGPDGTFAVGEAIPVRRGDEDWAWLALHVVDPAPGDPADLVGAAAELVVDAERRAALSAAHTACHLLAFALNAVLAPRWRKEVRTDSLGRPDFDNLAITRSRLTEAGSRDDYRIGKSLRKKGFTADTLARDLPGIRDEVEALLGEWLKTDAGVRIEVPAPALTARRVWHCGLPDGDAHVPCGGSHLARLGELRSLAVELTLEEDGALVALTRPERV; translated from the coding sequence ATGGCCCTCCCCACGACTTCCACCGAGGTGACCTTCCCGGTCGGTGCCACCACCGGCGAAGCGCCGATCCTGGCGGCGCCCGTGCTGCCGGACGGGCGCACCGCCCTGGTGGTCGGGCGTACGCCGTTCCACCCGCTCGACCACACCTGGCCGGACCAGCCCGCGGACACGGGGGTGATCCGGGTGGCGGGCGCGGAACTGCCGGTGGTGGACTGCCTGACCGGCGGGGTCGGTCCGGACGGGACGTTCGCGGTCGGCGAGGCGATCCCGGTGCGGCGCGGTGACGAGGACTGGGCCTGGCTGGCGCTGCACGTGGTGGACCCGGCCCCGGGCGACCCGGCCGACCTGGTCGGCGCGGCGGCCGAACTCGTGGTCGACGCCGAGCGCCGGGCCGCGCTGAGCGCCGCGCACACCGCGTGCCACCTGCTGGCGTTCGCGCTGAACGCGGTGCTCGCGCCGCGCTGGCGCAAGGAGGTGCGCACCGACAGCCTGGGCCGCCCGGACTTCGACAACCTCGCGATCACCCGGTCCCGGCTGACCGAGGCGGGCAGCCGGGACGACTACCGGATCGGCAAGTCGCTGCGGAAGAAGGGCTTCACCGCGGACACGCTGGCCCGGGACCTGCCCGGGATCCGCGACGAGGTCGAGGCGCTGCTCGGCGAGTGGTTGAAGACCGACGCCGGGGTCCGGATCGAGGTGCCGGCCCCGGCGCTGACCGCGCGTCGGGTGTGGCACTGCGGGCTGCCCGACGGCGACGCGCACGTCCCGTGCGGCGGCTCGCACCTGGCCCGACTCGGCGAACTGCGCTCATTGGCGGTCGAGTTGACCCTGGAGGAGGACGGTGCGCTGGTCGCGCTGACCCGGCCCGAGCGGGTGTGA
- a CDS encoding DedA family protein yields the protein MQTIALGPSFLDPDKLISTFGLIGILVIVFAESGLLIGFFLPGDSLLFTTGLLVSDGKFSQPLWLVCLLLWTAAVVGDQVGFLFGRKVGPSLFNRPNSRFFKRENVEKAHEFFDRYGPRSIVLARFVPIVRTFTPIVAGVARMKYRTFVVYNIVGGFLWACGVTVLGYSLGQVDFVRDNIEFILIAIVLISVIPVAIELLRARSTSRTRAAAEPTASTEPPAPAAGRGRHRAGDDRRDG from the coding sequence GTGCAAACCATCGCCCTGGGTCCCTCGTTCCTGGATCCCGACAAGCTGATCTCCACGTTCGGCCTGATCGGCATCCTGGTCATCGTCTTCGCCGAGTCGGGCCTGCTGATCGGCTTCTTCCTCCCGGGCGATTCGCTGCTGTTCACCACCGGCCTGCTGGTGTCCGACGGCAAGTTCTCACAGCCGCTGTGGCTGGTGTGCCTGCTCCTGTGGACCGCGGCGGTGGTCGGCGACCAGGTCGGCTTCCTGTTCGGCCGCAAGGTGGGGCCGTCGCTGTTCAATCGGCCGAACTCACGCTTCTTCAAGCGGGAGAACGTGGAGAAGGCGCACGAGTTCTTCGACCGGTACGGCCCGCGCTCGATCGTGCTGGCCCGGTTCGTCCCGATCGTGCGCACCTTCACCCCGATCGTCGCGGGCGTGGCCCGGATGAAGTACCGCACCTTCGTCGTCTACAACATCGTCGGCGGCTTCCTGTGGGCGTGCGGGGTCACCGTGCTCGGCTACTCGCTGGGCCAGGTCGACTTCGTCCGCGACAACATCGAGTTCATCCTGATCGCCATCGTGCTGATCTCGGTGATCCCGGTGGCGATCGAACTCCTGCGCGCCCGCTCGACGTCGCGCACGCGGGCCGCGGCCGAGCCGACCGCGTCGACCGAGCCGCCGGCCCCGGCCGCGGGCCGGGGCCGGCACCGGGCGGGCGACGACCGGCGGGACGGGTAG
- a CDS encoding C40 family peptidase, with the protein MPRRSFIRAAVPAGLAAVLVLTLTPEALADDPGGAGYPGADQVRRAHDAVTGKADDIARIEAELDREAGDLARLDIRADAAVEEYNGAVVLRRQAQDRAADADVYLRTADARLTRARDELGRLAAQTYRMGGGAGLGAFRAMLGAGSPGDLVSRLESLRRISQDGDDTLRRGIAAVHDAAAAKTDAEHSAEAAGRATEAVRAAKDRVEAELAAQQGRVHEITARHTTLLAELATLKQSSIDLETQRRDGRAAEAQRRAEEEARARAEADAAREQARREKEEADRRAEQARPAEAAREQEAARPAKPGTAAEPAERVDAVAASKPARPGDKAAADPAGATAAIAYAKAQLGKPYVWGGEGPSGFDCSGLVMQAWRRAGVKMAHFAATQYFESTPVSYKNLRPGDLVFWTETKSASDIHHVAMYLGGGKMIHAPRTGDVVKISNLFYMGTPDYYARPS; encoded by the coding sequence ATGCCTCGCCGATCGTTCATCCGCGCCGCAGTCCCTGCCGGACTCGCCGCCGTCCTCGTCCTCACGCTCACGCCCGAAGCCCTCGCCGACGACCCGGGCGGCGCCGGCTACCCCGGCGCCGACCAGGTGCGCCGGGCCCACGACGCGGTCACCGGCAAGGCCGACGACATCGCCCGGATCGAGGCCGAACTCGATCGCGAGGCAGGCGACCTGGCCCGGCTCGACATCCGCGCCGACGCCGCCGTCGAGGAGTACAACGGCGCCGTGGTGCTCCGGCGGCAGGCCCAGGACCGGGCCGCCGACGCCGACGTGTACCTGCGCACCGCCGACGCCCGCCTGACCCGGGCCCGGGACGAACTCGGCCGACTGGCCGCGCAGACCTACCGGATGGGCGGCGGCGCGGGGCTCGGCGCCTTCCGGGCGATGCTCGGCGCCGGCTCGCCCGGCGACCTGGTCTCCCGGTTGGAGAGCCTGCGGCGGATCTCCCAGGACGGCGACGACACGCTCCGGCGCGGCATCGCCGCCGTGCACGACGCCGCGGCCGCCAAGACCGACGCCGAACACAGCGCGGAAGCGGCCGGCCGGGCGACCGAGGCGGTGCGCGCGGCCAAGGACCGGGTCGAGGCCGAACTCGCCGCCCAACAGGGCCGGGTCCACGAGATCACCGCCCGGCACACCACGCTGCTGGCCGAGTTGGCCACGCTGAAGCAGTCCTCGATCGACCTGGAGACGCAGCGCCGGGACGGCCGCGCCGCCGAGGCGCAACGACGCGCCGAGGAGGAGGCCCGGGCCCGGGCCGAGGCCGACGCGGCCCGCGAACAGGCGCGCCGGGAGAAGGAGGAGGCCGACCGGCGGGCGGAGCAGGCGCGCCCGGCCGAGGCGGCGCGCGAGCAGGAGGCGGCCCGACCCGCGAAGCCGGGCACCGCCGCCGAGCCCGCCGAGCGGGTCGACGCCGTGGCCGCGAGCAAGCCCGCCCGCCCCGGCGACAAGGCCGCGGCCGACCCCGCCGGCGCGACCGCCGCGATCGCGTACGCGAAGGCCCAACTCGGCAAGCCCTACGTCTGGGGCGGCGAGGGGCCGAGCGGCTTCGACTGCTCCGGCCTGGTCATGCAGGCCTGGCGCCGGGCGGGCGTGAAGATGGCCCACTTCGCCGCCACCCAGTACTTCGAGAGCACGCCCGTGTCGTACAAGAACCTGCGCCCGGGCGACCTGGTCTTCTGGACCGAGACCAAGAGCGCCTCCGACATCCACCACGTCGCGATGTACCTGGGCGGCGGCAAGATGATCCACGCGCCGCGCACCGGCGACGTGGTCAAGATCAGCAACCTGTTCTACATGGGCACCCCGGACTACTACGCCCGCCCGTCCTGA
- a CDS encoding inorganic diphosphatase yields MEFDVTIEIPRGSRNKYEVDHETGRIRLDRMLFTSTRYPADYGFIEDTLGEDGDPLDALVLLDEPTFPGVQVRCRAIGMFRMTDEAGGDDKVLCVPATDPRVEHLRDIHHVSEFDRLEIQHFFEVYKDLEPGKSVEGANWVGRDDAEAEVEASRKRLTEQGHH; encoded by the coding sequence TTGGAGTTCGACGTCACCATCGAGATCCCCCGGGGATCGCGCAACAAGTACGAGGTGGACCACGAGACGGGTCGCATCCGGCTCGACCGCATGTTGTTCACCTCGACGCGCTACCCGGCGGACTACGGCTTCATCGAGGACACCCTCGGTGAGGACGGTGACCCGCTGGACGCGCTGGTGCTGCTGGACGAGCCGACCTTCCCCGGCGTCCAGGTGCGCTGCCGCGCCATCGGCATGTTCCGGATGACGGACGAGGCCGGCGGCGACGACAAGGTCCTGTGCGTGCCGGCGACGGACCCGCGCGTGGAGCACCTGCGTGACATCCACCACGTCTCGGAGTTCGACCGCCTGGAGATCCAGCACTTCTTCGAGGTCTACAAGGACCTGGAGCCGGGCAAGTCGGTCGAGGGCGCGAACTGGGTCGGCCGCGACGACGCCGAGGCCGAGGTCGAGGCCTCGCGCAAGCGGCTCACCGAGCAGGGCCACCACTGA